Genomic segment of bacterium Unc6:
CTTCTGATACTTTATTGGGCATCTTTGGTCTTCCTCTTATCTTTGACCTTAAACCTTCATCTCCTTCTTTATCTCTTCTCTTCTTCTACTTGTAGAACCACTTTCTACTTACTCCATATCTTTTGCAGAGGGAGGTTATTGGTTCCCGATTTTTATATGGCTCTTCGAATATTCTCAGTCTCATTCTATAAAGACACTCTTTTTCTCCCATACCCGAACCTTCTTTTTGTTAGTATTCTACCGGAGGTTCTGGCATGCGTCAAAGAAATCTTTTTTCTCTCTTTTCCTGCCCAAAATTCTGCTTATTTAAGAGCAAATTTTGGGCAGGTAGAACAAAGATTTGTTACCACCACTTGAATATATTACAATTATTTGGAATTTGTCATTTGTTATTTGACATTTATCATTTATTTGGAACTTGTATTTTGTATCTTGGTGCCGAGGTGCTTGGAAATTATGTTCACAGGCTCTATAACACACTGCCTTTTTATTTTTTCTCCTATGGGCTTAAAAATATTTTGTAAATGTCCAATATTTTTTTTATATGGCAATATTCCTAGTATTTCAGTTTTACTAATTTTTTTTATTATGTTTGGATTGTCTTTCTGGATTATCCTGTTTTCTTTTATAAAATTATTGAATATACAACCTATAAAATTTATTTTTTTAAAATGTATCTGATGGATAGATAAAAGACTATGATTGATACAACCCAGTTTATTACCGACAACAAGTACTACGGGGATATTAAATTTTTTTATCAGGTCTATAGAAAGATAATTACAATTCAAGGGAACCATCAATCCGCCGGTTCCTTCTACAATAATAAAATCAAATATAGATTTTAATTTATAGAAATAAGTTTGTATTTTTGAAATACTTACGGTTTTATTCTCCATCCTTGCAGCAAGATGGGGTGATGCAGGAAACTTAAAAACATAAGGACACATCAAATTTTTATACCTGTGGTAGGTGTTGCTATATTTATCAGAGGTCAAAAATTTAAGATGGGTGTTGATATCCTCTGCTGATGATGAACCTGTTTGAACCCACTTCTGTGTAACAACACTATATCCTTTTTCCAGTAAAAATTTAGCCAGAAGCCCTGTTACCACACTTTTCCCAACGGATGTATCTGTTCCTGCTATAAATATTACATGCATTGCTCCTGCCCTCGTATTAGCCTCTCATTAGAAGGACTCTTTCCTTATCTTTGGGACAGTCCCTTACATAAAAATATTTGATATGTTGCTGTTATATCCTCAAAATGCTGTTTATAGATTCCTTCTGCATAATTTATTTTCTTTTTGTCCCAGTAAAAACCTCTGCTATCACCCTGAACACCTGTGTACTTTATTTTTTTTAAAAGTTCTAAAAAAGATGGATACATTTCCTTTATATTTAACTCTTCAATATAAAATGTTATAAAAACCCTTTTTAAAATCTGCTCTAATTCAATTTTACTTAAAAAACATGAAGATGCTGTTCTGGAATTAGTATTTGTTAGTTTCAGAATTTTATCTAACTCAAAAAAAGTGCCTTTTCCGAATATAGAAAAAATAAAAAGACCATTTTTTTTTAACATTTGTTTGTATCTTGACAAACACTGTTCTAAATTCTCAAGCCATTGAAAACTTGAGTTTGCTGCTACAATATCCATATCCTTAAAATCCAGCTTTTTATCCTCTGCATCTGCAATAAAAAAATTAACACCATCTTTTATCTTTATTTTAGCCAATTGAACCATCTGGGCAGAGATGTCAAAAGAAAATATATCTGCATCTGTAAAACATTTCCTTAAAAGCATTGTAAAATTCCCTGTCCCGCACCCTATTTCAAGTATATTTGGCCTTTCAAAACAAAAACCATTTACAAGCCTTAAAAGTTTTTGACCTGCACAATACTGTATATTTGCATACTTATCATAAAAGGCTGCATACCGTGAAAAATTTTTAATTATCCTATCCTTATCCATCTTATTCCAGTTGCCTGTTACCAGTCATCCGTTCTATGAGGTTTTTGCAACCGCTCAAAGGATCTAAAGGTTCACTAATTCACTGATTATGAACTCAACTGCTTTTTTTTTATTTCTATTTGCAGATGTATTGATTTCTTTTATCTGATTCTGTATCTTTTGTTTTATCTTTTCAATTTCTTTTTTACCTTCCTCATCAATCTGGATTGATATTTTTTCTGCTTCTTTTTCGGCATCTATAATTGCTTCTTCTATGGCCTGTTTTGCTTTTTGTTTTGAAGATGTAATTCTTCTGTGCGCTTCCCTGTGGGCAGATGAGATTATCTGGTCTGCTTTATTTTCTGCTTCCTGTATTTTTGATACGATATCAAGTGCCATATTTTTCCTTTATCTTATCTGAACACCTAATTGTTTAACAATGTTATCTTTTACGCCGTTATGCATATCATCCACCTCTTTGTCGGTAAGTGTTTTGTTTTTTGAACGATATACTATTGAAAGGGCAAGACTTTTTTTCTTTCCAAATACCTGTTTTCCCTTATATTCATCAAATACGAATACATTTTCTATAAAATCGTTTGCGTTTTTTTTTACACACTCTGTTACATCCTGAACTGCTATTTTTTTATCTATAACAAATGAAATGTCTCTTGTAACAGAAGGATATTTGGGAAGTTCGGTAAATACAATGTTTTTGTTGATGTTGCTTTTTATTGAATCTATGTCTAATTCTACCATCCATACATCAATATCTATCTGAAATAAACAGGCCACGCTTTTTTTTACCCTACCTAAATACCCGAGATGTTTGCCGCCGTGTTCAATATTCCAACACATTTCTTCTTCAAACATGTGAAATTCGGATTTTGTAAAATTGATATTTTCTATTTTTAAGTATCCGAGCAAAGAAATAAGGATACCTTTTAAATCAAATATATCAATCTGTCTTTGCTTTTCTTTCCAGTTTTTTTGTGTCCTACCGGAAACTCCAATACAAATCTTTTCAACCTTTTTTATATAACCATCGTCTTTAATATAACAGTGCCCCACCTCAAACAACCTTACACCTTCAATTCCTCTGTTAAGGTTTCTTGATACTCCTGACAGTATACCCGGTATTATCGTAGGTCTTAAAACCCCCTGTTCGGAACTTAAAGGGTTTAATACAGAAACAACAATGTTTTTATCAATGCCACAATTCTGAACTGTTTGAAGGCTATGAAGTGAATATGTATAAGCCTCATATAATCCTATATCGGATAAATATATTCTTATGTTTTTAAGAAAGACGTAATCTTCATCTCCTGATAAAAGTGTATCCTGTCTTACAATTGATATTTTTTCAACCGACAAGGTGTCTCTAAAATTTGTTACAGGAAGTGTTGATTTGAAGATATCATATCCCGATATGCGGGCAACCTCTTCACAAAGGCCCTGTGCCGTGTAGATATCCTGCCTTCTTGGGGGAATGCTTACATACAGTTTTTCTCTTGATACTGTTTTTATATCAAAACCAAGCCCTTTGAATATCTTTCTTGCAGACTGAGGTTTAATATTTTTCCCAAGAAAATTGCCTGCCCACTTGCAATTAAATAATATTTTTTTTGGTTTTAAAGGTTTTTTCCCTTCATCCAATGTTTTTCCAACAATCTTTCCACCTGCAATCTCAGATATCAAAAGAGCAGCCCTTCTTAAGCCACCAAGAACACAACCTGGGTCAACCCCTCTTTCAAACCTGTATGAAGAATCTGTTGAAAGCCCTATGGACCTTCCTGTGTTTCTTATTAAAACAGGATTAAACATCGCACTTTCAAGAAACACATTTTTTGTATTTTCTGTAACCTCAGAGCCTGTTCCTCCGATAATGCCAGCAAGTGCAAGGGGTGTATTTTTATCTGCAATAACAAGAAAATTGTTTGAAAGTTTTCTCTCAATACCGTCAAGTGTTTTTATCGTCTCACCTTCTTTTGCAAACCTTACATAAATGGAATTACCCTGTATAAGGTCAGAATCAAAGGCATGGAGGGGTTGTCCTGTTTCCATTAAAACAAAGTTTGTTATGTCAACAATATTGTTTATAGCCCTTAAACCCACAGATGTTATTCTCTTAATAAGCCACTCAGGGGATTTTGCAACCTGGACATTTTTAATAATTTGACCCGTATACCTGTGGCAGGATTCTTTTGAAGATATATCCACAGACAGGGTTTCTTGCTTGGATATTTTAAGTGTTTCCCACCGAAGGGTTGCTTCTTTGACAGGGTCTTTTATTGTTTTGCCCAAAACCGTTGCTACCTCTCTTGCAACACCGACCATACTTAAACAGTCTGCCCTGTTTGTTGTAACCTCTGCTTCAAGTAAAAAATCTCCAAACATAGGTAGGCTTTCTACCTTTTCTACTTTTAAACCGCAAGAGGTAAGCCTTTTTGCAAGCTCATCAGCTGTCCAGTTAAATTCAATATAATCTTTTAACCAGTTATATGAGATATTCATGTTTTAAAATTGTCTTAAAAATCTTATATCATTTTCAAAAAACAATCTTATATCGGGAATAAGGTATTTAAGCATCGCAATTCTTTCAACCCCCATACCGAATGCAAAACCGGTAAACCTTGCCTTTGAATAGCCAACATTTTGAAAAACATTTTGGTGTATCATTCCACAACCAAGTATTTCTTTCCATCCGCTTCCGTTACATACACCACAACCTTTTCCCGAACAAAATATACAGGACATCTCAACCTCCGCACTGGGTTCTGTGAAAGGGAAATAGTGTGGAATAAATCTTGTTTTTACCTCTTTTCCAA
This window contains:
- a CDS encoding phenylalanine--tRNA ligase subunit beta; this encodes MNISYNWLKDYIEFNWTADELAKRLTSCGLKVEKVESLPMFGDFLLEAEVTTNRADCLSMVGVAREVATVLGKTIKDPVKEATLRWETLKISKQETLSVDISSKESCHRYTGQIIKNVQVAKSPEWLIKRITSVGLRAINNIVDITNFVLMETGQPLHAFDSDLIQGNSIYVRFAKEGETIKTLDGIERKLSNNFLVIADKNTPLALAGIIGGTGSEVTENTKNVFLESAMFNPVLIRNTGRSIGLSTDSSYRFERGVDPGCVLGGLRRAALLISEIAGGKIVGKTLDEGKKPLKPKKILFNCKWAGNFLGKNIKPQSARKIFKGLGFDIKTVSREKLYVSIPPRRQDIYTAQGLCEEVARISGYDIFKSTLPVTNFRDTLSVEKISIVRQDTLLSGDEDYVFLKNIRIYLSDIGLYEAYTYSLHSLQTVQNCGIDKNIVVSVLNPLSSEQGVLRPTIIPGILSGVSRNLNRGIEGVRLFEVGHCYIKDDGYIKKVEKICIGVSGRTQKNWKEKQRQIDIFDLKGILISLLGYLKIENINFTKSEFHMFEEEMCWNIEHGGKHLGYLGRVKKSVACLFQIDIDVWMVELDIDSIKSNINKNIVFTELPKYPSVTRDISFVIDKKIAVQDVTECVKKNANDFIENVFVFDEYKGKQVFGKKKSLALSIVYRSKNKTLTDKEVDDMHNGVKDNIVKQLGVQIR
- a CDS encoding dethiobiotin synthase, whose protein sequence is MHVIFIAGTDTSVGKSVVTGLLAKFLLEKGYSVVTQKWVQTGSSSAEDINTHLKFLTSDKYSNTYHRYKNLMCPYVFKFPASPHLAARMENKTVSISKIQTYFYKLKSIFDFIIVEGTGGLMVPLNCNYLSIDLIKKFNIPVVLVVGNKLGCINHSLLSIHQIHFKKINFIGCIFNNFIKENRIIQKDNPNIIKKISKTEILGILPYKKNIGHLQNIFKPIGEKIKRQCVIEPVNIISKHLGTKIQNTSSK